One window of the Marinilactibacillus sp. Marseille-P9653 genome contains the following:
- a CDS encoding cell wall metabolism sensor histidine kinase WalK: protein MKLTMRERFRLLIEAFVTAGIILLCYLAAYEILGWFIEAFPSVFDDLWLIEDIYRQNNRQGFWGLTPFVFFLLILIAMGAIYWRLKRRYRQYELRHIIDELHFIAQGNYTHRIRGNYSGGFDKVVDSIHVLVDSTVEAMEEERRIEQSKDELITNVSHDIRTPLTSIIGYLGLIEEGRFHSTEDLQKYVHTAYKKAKQMKVLVDDLFEYTKVRQTTTPLQLVTFDMVQLIEQLSIDFELEARSHQMEIVVSSNVDRIMMTADTEKLVRVFNNLISNALKYGKGGNTIAIEINRVGEKAVISVKNDGEPLPKEAVDQIFERFYRAETSRSQETAGTGLGLAIAQSIIELHGGTITAQSSKKWTSFDIQLPLIQEE from the coding sequence ATGAAACTCACCATGAGAGAACGATTTCGGTTACTGATCGAAGCGTTTGTTACAGCAGGGATTATTTTGCTTTGCTATCTGGCAGCTTATGAGATACTCGGCTGGTTCATAGAAGCTTTTCCAAGTGTTTTTGATGATCTATGGCTGATAGAAGATATTTACAGACAAAATAATCGACAAGGTTTCTGGGGACTTACACCGTTCGTCTTCTTTTTATTAATCCTAATCGCAATGGGCGCCATCTACTGGAGGCTCAAAAGAAGATACAGGCAATATGAGTTGCGACACATTATTGACGAACTGCATTTTATAGCTCAAGGGAACTATACGCATAGAATTAGAGGGAACTATAGTGGTGGATTCGATAAAGTAGTCGATAGTATTCATGTATTAGTGGATTCAACCGTAGAAGCAATGGAAGAAGAGCGTAGGATAGAACAGTCAAAAGATGAGCTGATCACTAATGTCAGTCATGATATCCGAACCCCACTGACCTCGATCATTGGATACTTAGGGTTGATAGAGGAAGGACGATTTCACTCTACAGAGGATCTTCAAAAATATGTACACACTGCCTATAAAAAAGCTAAGCAGATGAAAGTGCTGGTAGATGATTTGTTTGAATATACAAAAGTTAGACAGACGACTACGCCACTTCAGTTGGTCACTTTTGATATGGTGCAGTTGATTGAGCAATTATCAATTGATTTTGAACTAGAAGCTCGGAGTCATCAAATGGAAATCGTTGTCTCGTCAAATGTTGACCGGATTATGATGACTGCTGATACAGAGAAACTTGTCAGAGTATTCAATAATTTGATTTCCAATGCATTGAAGTACGGAAAAGGTGGCAATACGATTGCAATAGAAATCAATAGAGTAGGTGAAAAAGCTGTGATTTCTGTTAAAAACGATGGAGAGCCTTTACCTAAAGAAGCGGTCGACCAGATATTTGAACGTTTCTACCGAGCGGAGACATCGAGATCTCAAGAAACAGCAGGTACAGGACTCGGTCTCGCAATCGCTCAGAGTATTATAGAGTTACACGGAGGTACCATCACAGCGCAGTCTAGTAAAAAATGGACAAGCTTTGATATTCAATTACCCTTGATCCAAGAAGAATAG
- a CDS encoding serine hydrolase produces MKLFKKTFKSMIISGITASIVAPIALNAESVAQAAPQAPEIEAEAALVVDFDTNQILLNQNADSQRGIASMTKMLVEYLLFQEIEAGNLDWSTETTISEYAHQVSQNYELSNVPLRQGETYTIEELYQALAIYSANGATIAIAEEIAGSEPELVDRMRELVESWGVTEFELYNTTGLSNASLGDNIYPGSTAENENIMSARGIATVASHLLKDYPDVLKTSSIPSMVFREGTSDAIQMKNWNWMLEGLIHERPNVDGLKTGTTPFAGATFTGTAIEDGRRIITVVMGAGDGVTNREQRFNETDKLMNYGFGDWDSATIMEEDTVLEDVEPLMIRNGQEDQVELMTSESVDYLLPEGVSQEDVEWTFTPDEEALSQDGTLEAPVEKGQNVGTLTFSFEGDDLGYLDGSKHKAISVVTSEAVDRAGFFSVLGTWFGDFFSGVMNRF; encoded by the coding sequence ATGAAACTATTCAAAAAAACTTTTAAAAGTATGATCATTTCAGGAATCACCGCTAGTATAGTCGCGCCTATCGCATTGAATGCAGAGTCAGTCGCTCAAGCAGCGCCTCAAGCACCGGAAATTGAAGCAGAAGCAGCATTAGTAGTAGACTTTGATACAAATCAAATTTTGTTGAATCAGAATGCAGATAGTCAAAGAGGTATCGCTTCAATGACTAAAATGTTAGTAGAGTACTTATTATTCCAAGAGATTGAAGCTGGGAACCTTGATTGGAGCACAGAAACGACGATCAGTGAATATGCTCATCAGGTCAGCCAGAATTATGAATTGTCTAATGTTCCTTTAAGACAAGGTGAAACGTATACCATTGAAGAGCTGTACCAAGCGTTGGCAATCTATTCTGCTAATGGTGCGACGATTGCGATTGCAGAAGAAATTGCAGGATCTGAACCGGAACTTGTTGACCGTATGCGTGAGCTTGTTGAATCTTGGGGTGTAACCGAGTTTGAACTATATAATACAACAGGACTGAGTAACGCTTCTTTAGGTGACAATATTTATCCAGGAAGCACAGCGGAAAATGAAAACATTATGTCTGCAAGAGGCATCGCTACTGTTGCCTCTCATCTGTTGAAAGATTATCCAGATGTACTGAAAACCTCTAGTATCCCGAGTATGGTATTCAGAGAAGGTACAAGCGATGCTATCCAGATGAAGAACTGGAACTGGATGCTGGAAGGGTTAATCCATGAAAGACCAAATGTAGATGGACTTAAAACAGGTACAACACCTTTTGCAGGTGCGACATTTACAGGTACTGCTATAGAAGATGGTCGAAGAATTATTACCGTTGTTATGGGTGCAGGAGATGGCGTAACGAATCGTGAACAGCGTTTCAATGAGACAGATAAACTGATGAACTACGGATTTGGTGACTGGGATTCTGCAACGATTATGGAAGAGGATACTGTTCTTGAAGATGTAGAACCTTTAATGATCCGAAATGGTCAAGAAGACCAAGTGGAACTCATGACATCAGAGTCAGTAGACTATTTATTGCCAGAAGGTGTTTCGCAAGAAGATGTCGAGTGGACATTTACACCTGATGAAGAAGCACTAAGTCAAGACGGCACGCTAGAAGCTCCTGTAGAAAAAGGGCAAAATGTAGGTACGTTAACCTTTTCGTTTGAAGGAGACGATTTAGGTTACCTTGACGGAAGCAAGCATAAGGCTATTTCTGTCGTTACTTCAGAAGCAGTAGATCGTGCTGGATTCTTTTCAGTGCTCGGAACATGGTTCGGTGACTTCTTCAGTGGCGTAATGAATCGCTTTTAA
- a CDS encoding IS1380 family transposase has product MISLQKNQVNFNSNMTISHTSGRLSSDSGLVLVKEVMNTFGFSDLAKYLLHIKDNRAYFTHDNLAIFEQLIMQLIAGYSADSSANLLRQDPVFQIVLGSKQLASQSSISRFLDRFTEENMDQFQSLNQALIDKERLIRNDTELIIDIDSTHSDTYGHQEQTDYNAHYKTYGYHPLVAFDGLTGDFLKAELRSSNQYTSKGVKKFIEPLLDHYSNALPHTDILVRGDSGFATPEVYESCESNNSHYVIRLKNNKRLGQLAEQSILYGDNQKWEEREVQYFSLSYQARSWSKPRRICIRSVREGGELLFHHTFIVTNLSETVSPKVIFSLYGKRGTMENYIKEAKAGFYFDKTDSPRFLENQVRMMMSVLAYNLVNFLKTIGFDKVNQGMTIHSIRLNLLKVAGKLVQTGRKVYLKLSSYHVHQTEFYKVFERQRRSRQWI; this is encoded by the coding sequence TTGATTAGTTTACAGAAAAATCAAGTTAATTTCAATTCAAACATGACCATTTCACATACAAGTGGCAGATTATCGAGTGATTCGGGTTTAGTGTTAGTTAAAGAAGTAATGAACACCTTCGGTTTCTCAGATTTAGCTAAATACCTGCTTCACATAAAAGATAATCGAGCTTACTTCACACATGATAATCTAGCGATATTTGAACAGCTCATTATGCAGCTAATCGCTGGCTATTCGGCGGACTCGTCAGCTAATTTGTTAAGACAAGATCCCGTATTCCAGATAGTACTAGGTAGTAAGCAGTTAGCATCACAGTCCTCGATCTCAAGATTTCTAGATCGTTTTACTGAAGAGAATATGGATCAATTTCAGTCATTGAATCAAGCATTAATTGACAAAGAACGTCTGATCCGCAATGACACCGAGTTAATCATTGATATCGATTCAACGCATTCAGATACCTATGGTCATCAAGAACAAACAGATTATAATGCCCATTATAAAACCTATGGGTATCATCCTCTAGTTGCCTTTGATGGACTGACTGGGGATTTCTTAAAAGCTGAACTGCGTTCAAGTAACCAGTACACATCCAAAGGCGTAAAAAAGTTTATAGAGCCACTGCTCGATCACTACTCTAATGCGTTACCCCATACCGACATTCTGGTTCGAGGAGATAGCGGATTCGCTACACCAGAGGTGTATGAGTCTTGCGAATCCAACAATAGTCACTATGTGATTCGATTAAAGAACAATAAACGCTTAGGTCAGCTAGCTGAACAGTCCATCCTCTATGGAGATAATCAAAAATGGGAAGAGCGAGAAGTCCAGTATTTTTCACTATCCTACCAAGCTCGATCATGGTCGAAACCTCGTCGTATCTGTATTCGCTCCGTTCGTGAAGGAGGAGAACTACTCTTCCACCATACGTTTATTGTGACTAATCTATCAGAAACTGTTTCACCTAAAGTCATTTTCTCTCTCTATGGCAAACGAGGGACAATGGAAAACTATATCAAAGAAGCCAAAGCAGGCTTTTATTTTGATAAAACCGACAGTCCACGCTTCTTAGAAAATCAAGTCAGAATGATGATGAGTGTCCTGGCTTATAACCTTGTTAATTTTCTAAAGACTATTGGCTTTGATAAAGTAAATCAAGGTATGACTATTCATTCTATTCGACTGAATTTGCTTAAAGTTGCCGGTAAACTCGTTCAAACAGGTAGGAAGGTTTATCTCAAACTGTCGAGTTATCATGTGCATCAAACTGAATTTTATAAGGTTTTCGAACGCCAGCGGCGATCCAGGCAATGGATTTAG
- a CDS encoding GNAT family N-acetyltransferase, which produces MSAQAYTIRTHQLGDMGWITYRHAMTVALDYGWGQPFESMIGEISAQFLKTYDPDKERCFIAERDGKMLGCVFVVNSGKKTAKLRLLFVEPEARGLGLAKRLVDEVVQFSREAGYEAILLWTMQILDSARHVYRKAGFEIISEEINTEFGENLVSETWELRLTENESI; this is translated from the coding sequence ATGTCAGCACAGGCTTACACTATACGAACACATCAATTGGGAGATATGGGGTGGATCACCTACCGTCACGCGATGACCGTAGCGTTAGATTATGGTTGGGGGCAGCCTTTTGAAAGTATGATTGGAGAGATCTCCGCTCAGTTTCTGAAAACATATGATCCAGATAAAGAGCGATGCTTTATTGCTGAACGAGACGGGAAAATGCTAGGTTGTGTATTTGTAGTGAATTCAGGCAAAAAGACTGCCAAGTTAAGGCTACTATTTGTTGAACCAGAAGCACGTGGTCTTGGACTGGCCAAAAGACTAGTAGATGAAGTGGTTCAGTTTTCCAGAGAAGCTGGGTATGAGGCGATTTTGTTATGGACAATGCAAATATTAGATTCGGCTCGACATGTTTACCGAAAAGCTGGATTTGAAATCATTAGTGAAGAAATCAATACAGAATTTGGAGAAAATCTTGTTTCGGAGACATGGGAACTACGCTTAACAGAAAACGAATCTATATAG
- a CDS encoding DNA-3-methyladenine glycosylase I — translation MTQRCEWVTSEPLYIAYHDKEWGRPLYDDQRLFELLCLEGAQAGLSWWTILQRREGYRKAFKGFDPEKIVAFGEETIQELMFNKEIIRNQLKIRSVQSNAAAYLTIQESGQSFSEYIWQFVDGKQIQNHWVNQEDVPAFSEESVRMSKQLKKDGFKFVGPTICYAYMQAVGMVNDHLTTCDCYEACCQQ, via the coding sequence ATGACACAAAGATGTGAATGGGTCACTAGTGAACCACTCTATATTGCCTATCACGATAAAGAGTGGGGTAGACCGCTTTACGATGACCAGAGATTATTTGAACTGCTTTGTCTAGAAGGTGCACAAGCCGGACTGAGTTGGTGGACGATTCTCCAAAGGAGAGAAGGGTACCGTAAAGCTTTTAAAGGGTTTGATCCTGAAAAAATCGTCGCGTTCGGTGAAGAAACAATCCAAGAATTGATGTTCAATAAAGAGATCATTCGAAATCAGTTGAAAATCAGAAGTGTACAGTCAAATGCAGCAGCTTATTTGACTATTCAAGAGAGCGGTCAGTCATTTTCAGAATATATTTGGCAGTTTGTTGATGGAAAACAAATCCAGAATCACTGGGTGAACCAAGAAGATGTACCAGCCTTTTCTGAGGAAAGCGTTCGAATGAGTAAGCAGCTTAAAAAAGATGGATTCAAATTTGTAGGTCCAACGATTTGTTATGCCTACATGCAAGCGGTAGGGATGGTTAATGACCATTTAACAACATGTGATTGCTATGAAGCGTGCTGTCAACAGTAG
- a CDS encoding DUF2922 domain-containing protein — protein MATKLELRFETGEGKNKTIGINKPALNLDVETVESAMETIVSQELFEKDGIKLFDSIKGARYVTRTVDDLFEIK, from the coding sequence ATGGCAACAAAACTAGAATTACGCTTTGAAACAGGCGAAGGAAAGAACAAAACAATTGGAATCAATAAGCCGGCACTTAATCTAGATGTCGAAACTGTGGAATCTGCTATGGAAACAATCGTTTCTCAGGAGCTGTTTGAAAAAGACGGAATCAAGTTGTTTGATTCAATCAAAGGTGCACGTTACGTTACGAGAACTGTAGACGATCTATTTGAAATAAAATAA
- the serS gene encoding serine--tRNA ligase, whose protein sequence is MLDIKLIRTQFDEIKQKLETRGVDPQELMQLKELDEKRRDYIQKSEQLKKTRNDVSDEIANKKRNKENADDAIASMQKVGAEIKQIDKDLEEIEVQFHGIAAGLPNLPHDSLPVGADEESNQEIRRWGEINETPAFEMKPHWEIGTDLDILDFERGAKVAKSRFLYYKGLGARLERALYNFMLDVHTEEHGYYEMIPPYLVNEESLYGTGQFPKFKEDVFQIKDTALTLIPTAEVPLTNYYRDEILEEADLPKYFTALSPSFRSEAGSAGRDTRGLIRLHQFNKVEMIKFAKPEDSYEELEKMTANAEAILQKLNLPYRVVLLSTGDTGFAAAKTYDLEVWIPAQDTYREISSCSNTEAFQARRAKIRYRKEEDGKIDYVHTLNGSGLAIGRTVAAILENYQQEDGSVKVPEVLVPYMGGITEIR, encoded by the coding sequence ATGTTAGATATAAAGTTAATCCGAACACAATTTGATGAAATCAAGCAGAAATTAGAAACGCGTGGTGTAGACCCACAGGAGTTGATGCAACTTAAAGAGTTGGATGAGAAGAGAAGAGACTATATTCAAAAGTCTGAACAGTTAAAGAAAACTAGAAACGATGTGTCTGACGAAATTGCCAATAAAAAAAGAAATAAAGAAAATGCAGATGATGCCATTGCTTCTATGCAAAAAGTAGGCGCTGAGATCAAACAGATCGACAAAGATTTAGAAGAAATCGAAGTACAATTTCACGGAATTGCTGCTGGCTTACCAAACTTGCCACATGATTCTTTGCCAGTAGGAGCTGATGAAGAGTCGAATCAAGAGATTCGTCGTTGGGGAGAAATCAATGAAACACCTGCGTTTGAGATGAAACCACACTGGGAAATTGGAACAGATCTAGATATTCTAGATTTTGAAAGAGGCGCTAAAGTTGCTAAAAGTCGTTTCTTGTATTACAAAGGCCTAGGAGCGAGATTAGAAAGAGCACTTTATAACTTTATGTTAGATGTGCATACTGAAGAACACGGCTACTATGAAATGATTCCACCATATCTGGTGAACGAAGAATCTCTCTATGGAACCGGTCAGTTCCCGAAATTCAAAGAAGATGTCTTCCAAATCAAAGATACAGCTTTAACGCTAATTCCGACAGCTGAAGTACCACTGACAAATTACTACAGAGACGAAATTCTAGAAGAGGCAGATCTACCGAAGTACTTCACTGCTTTATCTCCATCATTCCGTTCTGAAGCAGGGAGTGCCGGAAGAGACACTAGAGGTCTAATCAGATTACACCAATTCAATAAAGTTGAAATGATCAAATTTGCAAAACCAGAAGACTCTTATGAAGAATTAGAGAAAATGACGGCAAATGCTGAAGCAATCCTTCAGAAACTGAATCTTCCATATAGAGTTGTACTTCTATCTACTGGGGATACAGGATTTGCTGCAGCTAAAACATATGACCTTGAAGTATGGATTCCAGCACAAGACACCTATAGAGAAATTAGTTCTTGTTCAAATACGGAAGCTTTCCAGGCCAGAAGAGCAAAAATCCGTTATAGAAAAGAAGAAGACGGCAAAATAGATTATGTTCATACATTAAATGGTTCAGGACTAGCTATTGGAAGAACCGTTGCAGCTATTCTAGAAAATTACCAGCAAGAAGACGGTTCAGTTAAGGTGCCGGAAGTCCTTGTTCCTTATATGGGTGGTATAACAGAAATCAGGTAA
- a CDS encoding M20/M25/M40 family metallo-hydrolase has product MNITMSPERIEEITVMLTRQRSVTETIEEQLVTEKVTHFFKELDYFQQNPEDLMTIQAPNDPWGRKSLISILRGKKDPQNNKTVILIGHTDTVGISDYGDLRDFAHLPYEITEKLRERKDQLPEEVQIDLDSGDYLFGRGIFDMKAGNAIIMHLMEEIEKDLENFSGTIIYCAVCDEEANSVGMRSCVPELVRLREENGFDYTALINTDYMTSEYPGDQNKYVYVGTVGKLMPSFYVVGKETHVGEAFKGLDPNQVVAELTRKINLNTDLCDIVEGEVTLPPMSLKQQDLKPEYSVQTAKTAHAFYNFATHYSTPDMVLEKMRGVAIEAFDAVLKDVNTQYEKYSQMTNRAFEQLPFKTKVMTYSELYAAVREEKGAELDEQFESARKKWLIDDSIDDRDYALKEVEWLQTMWTNQEPVILIYFTPPYYPHIYVEGKTNQEKVLLEAVKEAVDTTETEYQLVYKKFFPYISDLSYAAAPREADAVDALKLNMPGFGVKYSLPLEEMQQLQLPVVDIGPFGKDSHKFTERLEKTYSFNVAPILVQKTVFNLLDS; this is encoded by the coding sequence ATGAATATAACAATGAGTCCTGAACGTATTGAAGAAATCACAGTTATGCTAACAAGACAGAGAAGTGTTACAGAAACAATTGAGGAACAACTTGTAACAGAAAAGGTCACTCACTTTTTCAAGGAATTAGATTACTTTCAACAAAACCCAGAAGATTTAATGACAATACAGGCACCAAACGATCCTTGGGGTAGGAAAAGTTTGATTTCTATATTACGTGGAAAAAAAGACCCGCAGAACAATAAAACGGTCATTTTGATTGGGCACACGGATACAGTAGGGATTTCTGATTATGGAGACTTAAGAGATTTTGCGCATCTTCCCTATGAAATCACAGAAAAACTTCGTGAAAGAAAAGATCAACTTCCAGAAGAGGTGCAAATCGATCTAGATTCAGGAGACTACTTATTTGGCCGAGGGATTTTTGACATGAAAGCTGGGAATGCCATCATCATGCACTTGATGGAAGAAATTGAAAAAGATCTTGAGAATTTCTCAGGGACAATCATCTATTGTGCAGTCTGTGATGAGGAAGCGAACTCTGTCGGGATGCGTTCTTGTGTTCCAGAGCTCGTCAGACTTCGGGAAGAAAATGGATTTGATTATACAGCTTTGATCAATACAGATTATATGACATCCGAATATCCAGGTGACCAGAACAAATATGTATATGTAGGGACAGTCGGGAAATTGATGCCATCCTTTTATGTTGTTGGTAAAGAAACCCATGTAGGGGAAGCTTTTAAAGGACTCGATCCTAATCAGGTCGTTGCAGAGCTGACGAGAAAAATTAACTTGAATACAGATCTTTGTGATATCGTTGAAGGAGAAGTCACACTACCGCCGATGAGTCTGAAACAACAGGATCTGAAGCCGGAATATTCTGTACAAACAGCTAAGACGGCACATGCTTTCTACAACTTCGCCACTCATTATTCGACTCCGGATATGGTTCTGGAAAAAATGAGAGGAGTAGCGATTGAGGCTTTTGATGCTGTTTTAAAAGATGTGAATACTCAGTATGAAAAATACAGTCAGATGACGAACCGTGCATTCGAGCAGCTTCCTTTCAAAACAAAAGTCATGACCTACAGTGAGTTATACGCTGCTGTCCGAGAAGAAAAAGGCGCTGAACTGGATGAGCAGTTTGAATCCGCTCGGAAGAAATGGCTGATTGATGACTCAATTGATGACCGAGACTATGCGCTAAAAGAAGTAGAATGGTTGCAGACGATGTGGACGAATCAGGAACCCGTTATTTTAATTTACTTTACACCACCTTACTATCCGCATATTTACGTGGAAGGGAAAACAAATCAAGAAAAAGTTCTACTCGAAGCGGTCAAAGAAGCCGTTGATACGACAGAAACAGAGTATCAGCTTGTTTACAAAAAGTTCTTTCCGTATATATCAGATTTGAGTTATGCTGCTGCCCCAAGAGAGGCCGATGCCGTAGACGCATTGAAACTGAATATGCCAGGTTTTGGAGTGAAGTACTCTTTACCATTAGAAGAGATGCAGCAACTTCAGTTACCGGTTGTGGATATTGGACCGTTCGGGAAAGATTCTCACAAATTTACAGAGCGACTAGAAAAAACGTATAGTTTCAATGTAGCACCGATCTTGGTACAGAAAACAGTTTTCAATTTACTAGATTCATAG
- a CDS encoding glycine betaine/L-proline ABC transporter ATP-binding protein yields MNTKVEIQNLIKIFGKKEQQALELVHQGKGKDEILKKTGATVGVNQASFEIKEGEIFVIMGLSGSGKSTLVRMLNRLIEPTAGNILIDGEYISKMDKKELRDVRRKKVSMVFQNFGLFPHRTILENTEYGLEVQGVDKEERQAKAEKALDNAGLLPYKDQLPNQLSGGMQQRVGLARALANDPEILLMDEAFSALDPLIRRDMQDELLEMQESMHKTIIFITHDLNESLRIGDRIAIMKDGEVVQVGTGEEILTNPANDYVERFVEDVDRSKVLTAENIMVRPQTVRLGQSGPRVALNRMKTESLSSLLVVGENQKLLGYVVADDAARLVKENVNSLESIIRTDIPKVSKGTLIHELYDVIHEAQTPVAVVDNNDRLLGIVVRGLVIGALAKEPEEVTIDGE; encoded by the coding sequence TTGAATACAAAAGTAGAAATCCAAAATCTGATAAAGATTTTTGGTAAAAAAGAACAGCAAGCCCTTGAGCTTGTTCATCAAGGAAAAGGTAAAGATGAAATCCTGAAAAAAACCGGAGCAACTGTCGGGGTAAACCAGGCAAGCTTTGAAATTAAAGAAGGCGAGATTTTTGTTATCATGGGACTTTCTGGTAGTGGTAAATCTACCCTTGTCCGTATGTTGAATCGTTTAATCGAGCCGACAGCTGGAAATATTCTGATCGACGGTGAGTATATTTCTAAGATGGATAAAAAAGAACTACGAGACGTCAGACGTAAAAAAGTTTCAATGGTATTCCAAAACTTTGGTCTGTTCCCACATCGTACGATTCTTGAAAACACTGAATACGGCTTAGAAGTACAAGGTGTTGATAAAGAAGAGCGCCAAGCTAAAGCTGAAAAAGCTCTAGACAACGCTGGGCTTCTTCCATATAAAGACCAACTACCAAACCAGTTATCTGGTGGTATGCAACAACGTGTCGGTTTAGCTCGTGCACTAGCTAATGATCCTGAGATTCTATTAATGGATGAGGCTTTCTCTGCATTAGATCCACTGATCCGTCGTGATATGCAAGATGAGTTACTTGAAATGCAAGAATCTATGCACAAAACCATTATCTTTATTACCCACGATTTGAATGAATCATTACGTATCGGTGACCGCATCGCTATCATGAAAGATGGAGAAGTTGTACAAGTCGGTACAGGTGAAGAAATTCTAACAAATCCTGCAAACGATTATGTTGAACGTTTCGTAGAAGATGTTGACCGTTCTAAAGTCTTAACGGCTGAAAACATTATGGTTCGTCCACAGACCGTTCGTTTAGGACAAAGTGGTCCCCGTGTTGCTTTGAACCGTATGAAAACAGAAAGCTTATCTAGTTTACTAGTTGTCGGTGAAAACCAAAAATTATTAGGATACGTTGTAGCTGACGACGCTGCTCGACTGGTTAAGGAAAATGTCAATTCATTAGAATCAATTATCCGTACAGATATTCCTAAAGTATCTAAAGGTACTTTGATCCATGAATTGTACGATGTGATTCACGAAGCACAGACACCTGTAGCAGTAGTCGATAACAACGATAGATTACTTGGAATCGTTGTTCGTGGACTAGTCATCGGTGCACTTGCTAAAGAACCAGAGGAGGTAACAATTGATGGAGAATAG
- the msrA gene encoding peptide-methionine (S)-S-oxide reductase MsrA has product MSEKNFETAIFAGGCFWCMVKPFDSLPGIEKVTSGYTGGTVENPTYRQVTSGTTGHTEAVEIKYDPSKISYEELVEIYWQQTDPTDAGGQFADRGDSYRPVIFYNNDEQRETAEASKKALNESGRFDRPIVTTIEPAQPFYEAEDYHQDFYKKESAHYKRYSKGSGRVDFIDQNWDK; this is encoded by the coding sequence ATGTCTGAGAAAAATTTTGAAACAGCGATATTTGCAGGAGGTTGTTTCTGGTGTATGGTGAAACCATTCGATAGTTTGCCAGGAATAGAAAAAGTAACTTCAGGATATACTGGTGGCACTGTAGAAAATCCAACTTACAGACAGGTGACTTCAGGAACAACAGGTCATACCGAAGCTGTTGAAATCAAATATGATCCTTCAAAGATTTCATATGAAGAGTTAGTAGAAATTTACTGGCAACAAACCGACCCTACAGATGCAGGTGGACAATTTGCTGACCGTGGAGATTCTTATAGACCCGTTATATTCTATAACAACGATGAACAAAGAGAAACGGCAGAGGCTTCAAAAAAAGCATTAAATGAAAGTGGTCGCTTCGATCGTCCTATCGTAACGACAATTGAACCAGCTCAACCGTTTTATGAAGCGGAAGACTATCATCAAGACTTTTACAAAAAAGAATCAGCGCACTATAAGAGATATAGTAAAGGTTCAGGAAGAGTCGATTTTATTGATCAAAACTGGGACAAATAA
- a CDS encoding response regulator transcription factor codes for MKVLIADDDKEICDLLEIYVKNEGFEVEKAHDGQETLDKLYNQEIDCVVLDVMMPKKTGLEVVKEIRETSQLPILMLSAKTADVDKIRGLANGADDYVVKPFNPLEVVARIKSLMRRSSYTNRESEAGELEIGPLIIRKDQHQVETVDGTLIQLTALEFGILFLLASNPNRVFSADEIFERVWKQESLVPAKTVMVHVSHLRDKIEKATGGENVVKTVWGVGYKIEEKQSFE; via the coding sequence ATGAAAGTGTTAATTGCAGACGACGATAAAGAAATTTGTGACCTACTGGAAATCTATGTGAAAAACGAAGGGTTTGAAGTAGAGAAAGCACATGACGGTCAGGAGACGCTCGACAAATTATACAATCAAGAAATTGACTGTGTTGTACTAGATGTTATGATGCCTAAGAAAACAGGTCTTGAAGTTGTAAAAGAAATCAGAGAAACGTCTCAACTACCGATATTAATGTTGAGTGCGAAGACGGCTGATGTAGATAAAATTAGAGGACTAGCCAATGGGGCAGATGATTATGTTGTTAAGCCATTCAATCCTTTAGAAGTGGTTGCGCGAATCAAATCTTTAATGAGAAGAAGTTCGTATACAAATAGAGAATCTGAAGCAGGCGAATTAGAAATTGGACCATTAATTATTCGCAAGGATCAGCATCAAGTAGAAACAGTAGATGGAACACTGATTCAATTGACTGCTTTAGAATTTGGTATTTTGTTCTTGCTTGCAAGTAATCCCAATCGAGTATTCAGTGCAGATGAAATTTTTGAAAGAGTCTGGAAACAGGAAAGTCTTGTGCCTGCCAAAACCGTAATGGTTCACGTCAGTCATTTGAGAGATAAGATTGAAAAAGCTACTGGTGGAGAGAACGTCGTCAAAACGGTTTGGGGCGTTGGGTACAAAATAGAAGAAAAACAAAGTTTTGAATAA